Below is a genomic region from Ammonifex degensii KC4.
TCGCCTTCCTGCCTCCCGGGAAACGGTGGAAAGACGACTGCACTTCATCGCCATGAATGGCCGGGAAGTATTTAAGTTTGCCGTGCGGGCCATGGAAGAAGCCGCTCTGGAGGCGCTTAACCGGGCGGGGGTTTCCAGCCAGGAAATCGACTGCTTCGTACCCCACCAGGCCAACATTCGCATAATCGATGCGACGGCCAAGCGGCTCGGGCTTCCGCCGGAAAAGGTGGTGGTGAACATCGACCGCTACGGCAATACCTCAGCCGCTTCCATTCCCATAGCCCTGTACGAGGCGGTAGCTCAAGGCAAGATAAAGCCAGGAGAAAGCACCGTGCTCATGGTGGCCTTCGGGGCCGGCCTCACCTGGGGCTCGGTACTAATGCGCTACTGAGGTGATCTCCTATGACTTTGGCTTGTGTTTTCCCAGGACAGGGTTCGCAGTACGTCGGCATGGGCAAAGATCTTTATGAGCGCTATCCGGAAGCCCGCGAGGTCTTTGCCGAAGCCGACGCCGTCCTGGGTTTTCCCTTAAGCCAGCTCTGCTTCGAGGGGCCAGCCAGCCTCCTCTCCCAAACCATGAACACCCAGCCGGCTGTCTTAACGGTGAGCGTGGCCTGCTGGCGGGTGTATCTCACCCAGGGGGGGAGGAAACCTAGTGCGGTGGCGGGACACAGCTTAGGAGAGTTTTCCGCCCTGGTGGCGGCGGGTGCTTTAGACTTCCCCACCGCCCTTCGCCTGGTGCGGCGGCGAGGGGAGCTCATGCAGGAGGCTGTCCCCTTGGGGGAGGGAGGTATGCTGGCCCTGCTGGGGCTGCCCACCGAGAAGCTAGAGCGGGTGCTGGAGGCCGGAAAGCAGGCCGGGGTGGTGGAGGTGGCCAACTATAACTGCCCCGGTCAGATAGTGCTTTCGGGTCATATGCCGGCCTTGGAGGCGGCAGCTCAGGCGGCACGAGCAGAAGGAGCCAAAAAGACCGTTTTATTGGCCGTGAGCGGTCCTTTCCACTCTTCCTTGATGCGGCGGGCGGCGGAGCTTTTCGCCCAGGAGCTGGAACAGGTGACGATAAAAAAGCCGGTTTTGCCGGTGGTGTTGAACTGCACCGCCGAGTACGCTTACCGCGCAAGCGAGATAAAAAAGGCGCTCATGAGGCAGATGACCAGCCCCGTGCGCTGGGAGGAGAGCGTGCGCCGCCTGGTGAAGGATGGAGTGGAGACCTTTGTGGAAATAGGGCCGGGCAAGGTGCTGACGGGTCTTATCCGGCGCATTCACGCTTTGGCCACTTGCCTTAACGTGGAGGATGAAGCTTCTTTGCGCCACACCTTGCGGGTGCTGACGGAGGGGAAAGAATGAAGCTAGGAGGTAAAGTAGCCCTGGTGACCGGGGCCTCGCGGGGCATCGGGCGGGCGATAGCCGAAGCCCTGGCTGCTTCCGGGGCCAAGGTGGTGATTAATTATCTCGCCCGGGAGGAAGAAGCGCTGCAGGTGGTGAATGGCATTAAGAGTGCGGGTGGGGAGGCGGTGGCACACCGGGCCGACGTAGCCCAGGCACCAGAGGCACAGGAACTGGTTGAGTTCACCGTAAAGCACTACGGCAAAATAGACATCCTGGTGAACAACGCCGGGATAACGCGCGACAATCTCCTCTTGCGCATGAAGGACGAGGACTGGGACAAGGTGCTGGCGGTCAATCTCAAAGGGGCTTTTCTTACCACCCGGGCGGCAGTGCGCTTTATGGTCAAGTCTCGCTGGGGGCGCATCATAAACATAAGCTCGGTAGTGGGACTCAGCGGCAACGCAGGTCAGGCCAACTATGCGGCAGCCAAGGCGGGGCTCATAGGCTTCACCAAGGCCCTGGCCAAGGAGCTGGGACCCCGCAACATCACGGTAAACGCGGTCGCTCCCGGCTTCATCCTCACCGACATGACGGCCTCCTTGCCCGAGGAGGTCAAGCAGGAACTCCTGCGCCGCTGCGCTCTGGGCAGGTTCGGGCGGCCGGAGGAAGTGGCGGCGCTGGTCACTTTTCTGGCCAGCGAGGAGGCTGGCTACATTACCGGTCAGGTCATAAGTGTAGACGGCGGGCTTTCCCTCTAATAAAATCATAATCTTGGGAAGGAGGTGAGGAAGCGCATGTCGTCAACGGCGGCCATCTTCGAGAAGGTGAAGCAGATCATCGTCCAGCAGTTGGGTGTGGACGAGGAAGAGGTCACCATGGACGCCTCCTTCGTGGACGACCTGGGGGCGGATTCGCTTGACCTGGTGGAGCTCATGATGGCGCTGGAAGAGGAGTTCGAGATGGAGATCCCCGACGAAGAGGCAGAGAAGATCAAGACGGTGGGGGATGCCGTCCGCTATATCCAGGAGCGCCTGTAAAAGAAGTTCGGGAGGTCTTTAGAACTTTGGCAGCGCGGGTAGTGGTTACCGGTCTTGGGGTGATTTCCCCCATAGGCATCGGCAAAGACGCCTTCTGGGAGGCGCTGGTACAGGGCAAATCGGGTGTAGGGCGCATAACTCACTTCGATCCTTCGGCTTACCGGACCCAGATAGCGGCCGAGGTGCGGGGCTTCGACCCCGGCCTTTACCTGGACAAGCGGGAGATACGGCACTTGGATCGCTATTCGCAATTCGCCCTGGTGGCAGCCCGTATGGCCTTGGAGGACGCAGGGATAAAGCCTGATAACGTGGATCCAGACCGAGTAGGAGTCATCTTGGGCTGCGGTATCGGGGGCATTGCCACCTTCGAGGAGCAGGCGCAGGTCCTTTTCCAAAAAGGTCCTGCGCGTATAAGTCCCTTTTTCGTCCCCATGATGATAGCCAACATGGCGGCGGGGCAGATCGCCATTGCCCACCGCTTTTACGGACCCAACAGCACGGTAGTAACGGCCTGTGCCTCTTCCAACCACGCCATCGGGGAAGCCTTCCGCGTCCTGCAGCGAGGTGAGGCCGACGTCATGCTGACCGGGGGTACCGAGGCGGCCATCACCCCGCTAGCCATAGCCGGCTTTTGCGCTATGCGGGCCATGTCCACGCGTAATGAAGAGCCCGAGCGCGCCTGTCGCCCCTTCGACGCCACCCGGGACGGTTTCGTCATCGGTGAAGGCGCGGCCATCCTGGTGCTGGAGCGGCTGGAGCACGCTCTGGCACGGGGGGCCCGCATCTACGCCGAACTGGTGGGCTACGGGCAGAGCTGCGACGGATACCACGTGACTGCTCCCGACCCGGAGGGGGAGGGAGCGGCCAAAGCCATGCGCCGGGCCCTGGCCGATGCCGGGCTTAAGCCGGAGGAGGTAAGCTATATAAACGCCCACGGCACCTCCACCCCGCTCAACGACAAGGTGGAAACACTGGCCATAAAGAAGGTCTTCGGCAAAGCGGCCTACCGCATACCGGTGAGTTCCACCAAGTCCATGACCGGGCACCTGCTGGGAGCAGCCGGAGGGGTGGAGGCGGCGGCCTGCGTGCTTAGCATAGTGCACGGCATTGTTCCCCCCACCATCAACTACGAGCACCCCGATCCTGAATGTGACCTCGACTACGTTCCCAACCAGGCCCGGTCGATGCGGGTAGAAGTGGCCCTTTCCAACGGCTTCGGTTTCGGAGGACACAACGCCACCTTAATTTTTAGGCGTTATTCCGGTTAAGGATTTAACTTCCGGCATTTTAAAAGGGGCACGACCGGACAAGAACCCGGTCGCTGGCCCCAAAGTAATATTTCGGGGGTCGAGCCGCTCGGTGGGACTCGCCAAGCTGAAGGACAAGCTGGGAATAAGCTGGAAGGAGGAGAAACTCCTCCGCTTAGCTTTAACCCATCCCTCCTATGCCTACGAGCACCCGGGAGTAGAACATAACCAGCGTTTGGAGTTTTTAGGTGACTCCGTCCTTTCTCTAGTGGTAAGCGACTACCTTTACCGCACCTTTCCCGAAAAGAGCGAAGGAGAGCTCACGCGGTTGCGGGCTGCGGTGGTCTGCGAGGCCAGCCTGGCCCGGGTGGCCGAGGAACTGGGGATCGGGGAGGCTTTGCTTCTGGGGCGGGGGGAGGAAAAATCTGGAGGAAGAAAAAGGCCTTCCTTGCTGGCTGATGCTTTCGAGGCCCTTCTGGGGGCCATTTATCTCGACCAGGGGCTGGAGGTGGCTTCTGCCTTCGCTCTCCATCTCCTCCGGCCGGTGCTGCAGGACGTCCTGGAGGGGCGGGTAGAGCGGGATTACAAGACCGAGCTGCAGGAGCTCTTGCAGAAGGGCTCGCCGGAGAAGATAGTCTACGAGGTCTTGCAGGAAGAAGGGCCAGATCACGCCAAGCGCTTCCTGGTAGGGGTTTACTACCAGGGGAAGTGCCTGGGACGCGGCGAAGGGCGTTCCAAGAAGGAGGCCGAGCAGCGGGCGGCGCGCGAGGCTTGGCTTAAGCTTTCAGGCGGGGAGGAGGGTAGCGATGGGACTTTTTGACCGGCTGAAAGCTAGCCTGGGGAAGGTCAGAGAGACCTTCACAGCTAAGATCGACAATGTGCTCCGGCGGCGGAAGATCGACGAGGAGCTCTACGAGGAGCTGGAGGATACCCTTATCCTGGCCGACGTGGGCGTGCCGGCCACCGAGGAACTCCTGGAAAAGCTCAAGGCGCGAGTGAAGGCCGAGCGCGTGGAGGAAGTGGAGGATCTGCGCCGTCTTCTGCAGGAGGAAATCCTTCACCTTTTAGGTGAGCCGGTTCCCCTTCTCTTGCCTCCTTCGCCGCCGGCGGTAATCCTGCTGGTGGGAGTCAACGGTACAGGCAAGACCACCACGGCGGGGAAGCTCGCTTACTTCTTCCGCCAGCAGGGGAAGAAGGTGCTGCTGGCGGCCGCCGACACCTTCCGGGCAGCGGCCATCGACCAACTGGAGATTTGGGCCGAGAAGTCGGGCTCGCTCTTCGTGCGGCAGAAAGAGGGGTCCGACCCGGCAGCAGTGGTCTTTGACGCCCTACAGGCGGCCAAAGCGCGGGGAGTGGACGTGGTCATCGCCGATACCGCTGGAAGACTCCACACCAAAAGCCACCTGATGGCGGAACTCGGCAAGATTGTGCGGGTGGCGGCACGGGAGGTGGAGGGGGCGCCCCATGAAGTCTTGCTGGTGCTGGATGCCACTACGGGCCAGAATGCCTTAAGCCAGGCCCGTCTTTTCAAAGAAGTCACCGGAGTCACCGGTATTGTTCTCACCAAGCTCGACGGCACGGCCAAGGGGGGCGTGGTGATTGCCATAAGGAAGGAACTGGGGCTGCCCGTGAAGTTCATCGGAACCGGGGAGAAGATCGAGGATTTGGCCCCCTTTGACCCGGCCGAATTCGTGAAAGCCATTTTCGATTAAAGGGGGTGAGGGAGTGCCCGTCATTGCTGTCATCGGGGGCACAGGGGTTTACGACCCGCACCTGCTGGAGGACCCCCGGGAGGAAAAGGTGGTCACTTCTTACGGAGAGGTTCGGGTTTTCTGCGGCAAATGGCGGGGAAAGGAAGTGGCCTTCCTTCCCCGTCACGGTACTGCCCACAGCGTGCCGCCGCACCGGATCAACTACCGGGCCAACATAGCCGGCCTTAAGAAACTAGGCGTGCGCTTTATCCTGGCCACAGCGGCGGTAGGCTCTTTGAACCCCCAGCTCAAGCCTGGAGAGTTTGTGGTGGTGGACCAGTTCTTGGACTTCACCAAGCGGCGGGAAAGCACCTTTTTTGATGGGGGCCCGGAGGGAGTAGTGCACGTGGATTTTACCCAGCCCTACTGTCCGGAGCTCCGGGAGTTGTTGGTGCGGGCTGCTCGAACCCTGCGCCTGCCGGTACACGACAAGGGCACCTACGTCTGCACCGAAGGTCCTCGTTTCGAGACGCCGGCGGAAATCAAGATGTTCCAGCACCTGGGGGGAGATCTGGTAGGCATGACCGGGGTGCCGGAGGTGGTCTTAGCCCGAGAGGCTGAGATCTGCTACGCGGCGGTGGCGCTGGTCACCAACTTCGCGGCCGGCATTGCTCCTTACCGTCTCAGCCACGAAGAGGTGGTGGCCATGATGAAGTCTAAAGAAGAGGAACTGCGCAAGCTCCTTTTACAGACAGTTTATTGGATCGATGAGACACGCACTTGCTCCATCTGCCACCAGGCTGTCACCGGGCCGGTGAAAGTCAAGGAGGGGGAAAAGTGAAGCCCCTTTACTGGAAAGAAGGAGCCCTTTACCTTCTCGACCAGACCCTCCTTCCCCATAAAGTCCATTACCTACGCCTGACCGATTACCGAGATGTAGTTGCCGCCATTAAGCGCTTGAGCGTCCGGGGAGCTCCGGCCATCGGGGTGGCGGCGGCCTATGCCCTGGTCCTGGCGGCGCAAGAGGCGGCCAAGAGCTCTCTCCAAATCTTTTGGGAAAAGCTAGAGGAAGCCGCTTCGGCCCTGGCGGCGGCACGGCCCACGGCGGTAAACCTCCAGTGGGCGGTCAGGCGGCAGATGAAGGTGGCGGCTCGTCACCGGGAGGAGGGGCCGGAGGCGGTGGTGGCCGCCCTGGAGCGGGAAGCTCGGGCCATGCAGGAGGAAGATGTCCGGACCAACCGGGCCATCGGTGCTTACGGGGCCGCCCTTTTGCCCTTCCGGGCCCGGGTTTTAACCCACTGCAACGCCGGGAGCTTGGCCACCTGCGGCTACGGTACGGCCCTGGGGGTAATAAGGGCGGCGCACGCGGCGGGTAAGATCGCCATGGTTTACGCCGACGAAACCCGCCCTTTGCTTCAGGGAGCGCGCCTCACCACCTGGGAGCTCCTGCAGGAGGGCATACCGGTGACCCTCATAACCGACAGCACGGCGGGCTACCTCATGGCCCGGGGGGAGATCGACGCCGTGATAGTGGGGGCCGACCGGATAGCCGCCAACGGGGACGTGGCCAATAAGATAGGCACTTACACTCTGGCGGTGTTGGCGCGGCACCACAAGATTCCCTTCTACGTGGCCGCTCCTTTTTCTACCGTAGATCTGGAGACCCCTAAAGGAGAGGCGATTCCCATCGAGGAGCGAGGGGAGGAGGAGGTCACCCACTGTGGCGGGGTTCGCATAGCACCGGAGGGGGTTAAGGCCCGCAACTTCGCCTTCGACGTCACCCCGGCCGAGCTCATTACGGCCATCATCACGGAAAGAGGGGTAGTTTATCCTCCCTTAGGGGAAAATCTCCGCCTCTTTGCCCAACACCAGCGTGAAGAAGAAGGTGATTGAGTCTTGCAGAGTCTTATCCGTGATCCGAGCTTGAGCCCGGCGGGAGAGAAAAAGATAGCCTGGGTGGCGGCGCACATGCCCGTCCTGGCGGCCATCCGTCAGGAAATGGAGAAAACGCGCCCTTTCGCCGGGGTGAGAGTGGCCTTATGCATTCACCTGGAGGCCAAGACGGCCAACCTGGCCCTGACCCTTAAAGCGGCGGGGGCCGAGGTGGTGGCTACCGGCTCCAATCCCCTCTCCACCCGGGACGACATCGCGGCCGCCCTGGTGGCTTCCGGAGTGCGGGTCTTCGCCTGGTACAATCCCACGCCGGAGGAATACCGGGAGCACCTGCGCCTGACTCTGGAAACCCGCCCCCACATCGTCATCGACGACGGCGGGGATCTGGTCCACCTGCTGCACACCGAGCTCCGGGACGTGGCAGAGGGGGTCATCGGGGGGTGCGAGGAGACCACCACCGGGGTCCTGCGTCTTAAGGCCCTGGAAAGAGAGGGCAAGCTCCTTTTCCCCATGGTGGCGGTGAACAACGCCCAGATGAAATACCTTTTCGATAATCGCTATGGCACCGGAGAGTCGGTCTGGGCGGCCATCATGCGCGCTACCAACCTGGTGGTAGCGGGCAAGACGGTGGTGGTTTGCGGCTACGGCTGGTGCGGCAAAGGGGTGAGCCTCCGGGCGCGGGGTTTGGGAGCCAGGGTTATCGTCTGCGAAGTCGATCCCATAAAGGCAGTGGAGGCGGTGATGGACGGCTTTGAGGTTATGCCTTCCCTGGAGGCGGCTTGGGAGGGGGACATCTTCATCACCACCACCGGCTGCCGGGACGTCCTGCGGGCGGAACACTTCCAGCGCATGAAGGACGGGGCCCTGCTGGCCAACGCCGGCCACTTCAACGTGGAAATTTCCCTTAAGGACCTCGAGCGCCTCGCTGTGCGCCAGGAAGAGGTGAAGGATAGTATTACCGCCTACTACCTGGAAGACGGGCGCCGGCTTTACCTCCTGGGGCAGGGAAGGCTTGTGAACCTGGCGGCGGGGGACGGGCACCCGGCAGAAATAATGGACCTCTCCTTCTCCTTGCAGGCCCTGGCGGCTCGTTACGTCTTGGAGCGGGGGAGGGAACTCCCTCCTCGTGTTCACCCGGTGCCGCCGGAGATAGACCGGCGGGTGGCGGAGCTCCGTTTAGCCGCCTGGGGTATCGAGATCGATCGCCTCACACCGGAGCAGGAGGCTTACCTCGCCTCCTGGGAGGGGGAATAATGCTTCTGGAAGAGCTGCGCACGGCGGTGGTGCAGGTGGGAAAGGAACTGGCAGCCTCCGGGCTGGTCCTAGGAACCTGGGGTAATGTCTCGGCTCGCGAGGGAGACTTGGTAGCCATTACTCCTAGCGGCCTTCCTTATTCGGCCTTAGCACCGGAGGACATTGTGGTGGTAGATCTGGAAGGAGAAACGGTAGAAGGAAAATGGCGCCCCTCAACCGAGCTGCCGCTGCACCTGGCCGTCTACCGGAAGCGCCCTGATGTAGGCGGGATTGTGCACACTCATAGCGTAGGGAGCATGACTCTAGCTGCCTGCCACCACCCCCTTCCTCCCTTCACCGAGGAGCAGGCGCAGCTTATAGGCGGCAGGGTGCCGGTGGCCGCCTACGCCCCGCCGGGCACGGAGGAGCTGGCACAGGCAGCCGTTGCCGCTTTAGGAGAGGGGAAAGCGGTTCTTTTAGCCAACCACGGCCTGGTGGGGGTAGGAAAGACGGTGGAAGAAGCCCTGCTTACCTGCCAGGTGGTGGAGAAAAGCGCCCAGATTTATCTCTGGGCGTGCCTCCTTGGTGGTCCGGTTTTGCTTTCTGAGGAGGAAGTGCGCTCTTTGCGGGAAAATTTTCTTCGTAACTACGGTCAAAAAGGCGCGGGGGGTTAAAGGATGCGGCTGCTGATTAAAGACATCACGGTTATTCCCATGACCGGCCCGGAAGAAATCATAAAGAACGGAGCCATAGCGGTGGAAGACGGCCGGATCGTTTACGTGGGACCGGCCGAAGAAGCGCCTTCAGATTTTCGGCCCAACCGGGTCCTGCGTGGGTCGAATTTTGTGGCCCTGCCGGGTCTAGTAAACGCCCATACTCACGCTGCCATGACCCTCTTCCGGGGCTACGCTGACGACCTGCCGCTCAAGCGCTGGCTGGAAGAAGCCATCTGGCCTCTGGAGGCCAAGCTCAAGGGGGAGGACGTTTACTGGGGTACCCTTCTGGCCTGCGCCGAGATGCTGCTGGGCGGAACCACTACCTTTGCCGACATGTATTTCTTCATGGACGAAGTGGCGGAAGCCGTGGATAAAAGCGGCATACGGGCTTCTTTAGCCCGGGGACTCATCGGCATCCTGCCCGGTGCCGATAAAGCCCTTAAGGAGAGCGAAGAGTTCGTCAGGCGCTGGCATGGCAAAGCCAACGGACGCATCACCTGTATGCTGGGCCCCCACGCCCCTTACACCTGCCCTCCTGCTTACCTAGAGGAAGTGGTTCGGCTTGCCGAAGAGCTTCAGGTAGGGATTCACATCCACGTCTCCGAGACGGCTCATGAAGTAGAGGAAATCCGGCGGCAGTACGGCTGCTCTCCGGTAGAGATGCTGGAGAAAGCTGGCGTTTTCCGGGTTCCCGTCCTGGCCGCCCACGGCGTACACCTTTCCCCCCGGGACATGGAGATCTTGGCGCAGTATAAAGCAGCGGTGGTGCACAATCCGGAGAGCAACATGAAGCTGGCCAGCGGTATTGCTCCCGTGACCGAGCTCCTGGCGGCTGGGGTGACGGTAGCCCTGGGAACCGACGGCGCGGCCAGCAACAACAATCTGGACATGTGGGAGGAGATGCGAGCGGCGGCTTTACTGGCCAAGGTGAGCCGCAATGATCCCGAAGCCCTGCCCGCCTACCAGGCGCTGGAGATGGCCACCCTGGGCGGGGCTAAAGCTTTAGGGCTGGCTGACCAGATCGGCACCCTGGAGGTGGGTAAGCGGGCCGACATCGTGCTGGTGGACCTAGCGCGGGCACACCTCCAGCCCCCGCACGACCCCATTTCCCACCTAGTGTATGCCGCCCGGGCTTCCGATGTGGACACGGTGATCGTGGACGGCCGCATAGTGGTGGAGGGGGGAAGGCTTATCACCCTGGACCTAGGAGAGATAATGGCGCGCTCATGCTCTGCAGCCCGCCGCTTAGTGGGCAAGCCTCTGCACCGAAGTTTGCTTTAAAGGGGAAGGGATGCTGGTGGCCCGCGTAATCCTTCTACCGGGGAAGGAAAGGCGTCTGCTGGCCGGACACCTCTGGGTTTACGAGGGAGAGATAAAAAAGGTGGAAGGGGAAGTCGAACCGGGAGGTATAGTCTCCGTTTATAGTTCCAGGGGGAAATTTCTGGGCCGGGGCTACTTCAACCCCCATTCCCAGATAACCGTCCGACTGCTTACCCGGGAGGACGAGGAAATAAACGAAAGCTTTCTGCGCCGAAGATTGGAAGCAGCCCTTGCCTTTCGCCAGCGGGTGGTAAAGGAAGCCAGCGCCTATCGCCTGGTAAACGGAGAGGGGGACCTCCTGCCGGGCCTGGTGGTGGACCGCTACGGTGATTACCTGGTGGTCCAGGTTCTCACCCTGGGCATGGAAAAGCTACGCCCCCTCCTCATTCCCCTCCTGGTGGAGCTCCTCTCTCCCAGGGGGATTTACGAGCGCAGCGATGTCTCCAGCCGCGAGAAGGAGGGACTGCCCCCTGCTACCGGCCTTCTCTACGGTGAAGTTCCCCGCCGGGTGACCATTCGGGAAGGGGAACTTTCCTTCCTGGTGGATATCTACGAAGGCCAGAAGACCGGCTTTTTCCTCGACCAGCGGGAAAACCGGCAGATCTTGAGTACCCTTACAGCCGGGATGCGGGTGCTCGACTGCTTCTGCTACACCGGCGGCTTTGCCGTGGCGGCAGCTAAAGGTGAAGCCGAAGAGGTTGTGGCGGTGGACGTGTCGGAGCAGGCCCTGGAGCTGGCGCGGGAAAATGCTGTCTTGAACGGCGTAGAGGAGAAAATTTCCTGGCGGGAGGCCAACTGCTTTGACGAGCTGCGCCGCTTAGAAAAGGCGGGGGAGAAGTTTGACCTCGTGATCCTCGATCCCCCGGCCTTCACTAAGAGCAAGGAGGCGCTGCCTTCCGCCATGCGGGGCTACAAGGAGATAAACCTGCGGGCTTTAAAACTTTTACGTCCCGGCGGCCTGCTTTTCACCTGCTCCTGCTCCTACCACCTCACCGAGCCCCTTTTCTGGGAGGTGGTGCTCTCTGCCGCTCAGGATGCTCGCCGCACCTTGCGCCTGGTGGAATTCCGTCGCCAGGCGCGAGACCACGCCATCCTTCCCACCGTTCCCGAGACATACTATTTGAAATGCGGCATCTTCCAAGTGATCTGAGGTGCGCTGGCGCATCCGCAGCTTCTGGATAGGCTCGGTTTTCCTCCTGACAGGTTTTCTCGTTACCCTGGCCGCCACCGCCTATTTCCTCACCCGGATAGAGGCTACTCCTTCGGGCACTTCGGTGGGCCTGATAGTGGGCTCACCAACAAGGAATCCTTCGGTTTTGA
It encodes:
- a CDS encoding class I SAM-dependent rRNA methyltransferase produces the protein MLVARVILLPGKERRLLAGHLWVYEGEIKKVEGEVEPGGIVSVYSSRGKFLGRGYFNPHSQITVRLLTREDEEINESFLRRRLEAALAFRQRVVKEASAYRLVNGEGDLLPGLVVDRYGDYLVVQVLTLGMEKLRPLLIPLLVELLSPRGIYERSDVSSREKEGLPPATGLLYGEVPRRVTIREGELSFLVDIYEGQKTGFFLDQRENRQILSTLTAGMRVLDCFCYTGGFAVAAAKGEAEEVVAVDVSEQALELARENAVLNGVEEKISWREANCFDELRRLEKAGEKFDLVILDPPAFTKSKEALPSAMRGYKEINLRALKLLRPGGLLFTCSCSYHLTEPLFWEVVLSAAQDARRTLRLVEFRRQARDHAILPTVPETYYLKCGIFQVI